In Kutzneria kofuensis, the DNA window CGCCGCCGCGGCCGTCGGCGTGGCGGTCGCGCCCGTGAGCGGCGAGGCGGTGCGGATGTTCAGCGCCAACAGCCCGCACGGCGACGACATTCGTCACCGCGTGAAGGAGCAGGCGCGAGCCGCGGCCGTGCACGCCGGGGCCGATCCCGCGACGGTCGCCGTGACCGACGTCGAGGAGTCGACGGTTCCTTACGTCAGCGAGCCCACCATGGTGCTGCGTGTGCGCGCCGAGGGACCGCCGCGCGTCGGCTGGCGGCGCACATACGAGCGGAGTTGACACGGAGCGACCGGAAATCCGGCTACCCTGCCCTGTGCCTCGACGACTGCTGCGCCTGCTGGTTGCCCTTTTCGTGCTGATGTGCACGGTTGTGGCGCCGGCAGCGGCCGCCGACCCGGCCGGCTGCGACTTCCGGACCGCCCCGCCGCCGCCCGTCGACTCGTCCGAGAATCCGGCGCCCGGTCAGCAGCCGCCGGCCCCGGTGCCCGTGCCGAAGCAGCCTGTCGGCGGTTCGCGGATGACCGAGTGCGGCCTCGTGCTGCCGCCCGGCGCCGGCCAGCCGCCCGGCAACCAGTTCGAGTCGTGGGTGCTCGCCGACCTCGACACCGGCCAGGTGCTGGCCGCCCGGGACCCGCATGCCCGGCAGCGCCCGGCGTCGCTGATCAAGGTGCTGCTGGCTCTGGTCGTCATGCGCGAGCTGAAGATGGACACCGTCGTCACCGGCACCTGGGACGACGCCAACCAGGACGGCACGCGCGTCGGCATGGGGCCCGACGGCAAGTACACCAACGACCAGCTGTTCCATGCGCTGCTCATGCACTCCGGCAACGACTGCGCGTACGCCTTCGCCACCCAGCTCGGCGGCGTCGACAAGACCGTGGCCAAGATGAACGCTCTCGCCCACAGCGTCGGCGCCCTGGACACCCGGACCGCGACGCCGGCCGGGTTGGACGGCCCCGGCATGATGTCCTCCGCCTACGA includes these proteins:
- a CDS encoding D-alanyl-D-alanine carboxypeptidase family protein translates to MPRRLLRLLVALFVLMCTVVAPAAAADPAGCDFRTAPPPPVDSSENPAPGQQPPAPVPVPKQPVGGSRMTECGLVLPPGAGQPPGNQFESWVLADLDTGQVLAARDPHARQRPASLIKVLLALVVMRELKMDTVVTGTWDDANQDGTRVGMGPDGKYTNDQLFHALLMHSGNDCAYAFATQLGGVDKTVAKMNALAHSVGALDTRTATPAGLDGPGMMSSAYDLAVLFRLAMQDKRFADAVSTQQIQFPGWRDKPGFVVGNDNPLLYNYDGDLGGKTGYTDDALHTYINAAQRNGTRIVFVGMRGTMSPVTAMYSQSAPMMDYGFSLKSSGAQPVGQLVDADPTAKPTVTTAAPPPGESQHVLASGQSGDAGFSISTALAVVALLLVLGGVVYAGMRRRRHT